The nucleotide window AACTACTAAGGTCAGATTTAAATATTCGTCAAATTTACTAATGCATTTTGATGTTTAGTTATGAAAATTCCAATGGTCTTCTTTTCTTTGAACAATGTATCGTGTTGCTCGATAAAATAAGAATGAAATTTTGAATCTTAATGTATTGTCGCAAATTGAGTGTTATGGCGTCTTTGTGCAATCTATTACGTCCCGACttgatgtttccgtcatcggttggagTGTGACAGAATGTGATCGAAGATGATAAGGGACGACGACATTGGGAGGTTTTGGTTGAGAGAGAGTGATTTGTTGCTTTAGGAGGGGGGGGggaatacaaaatttgttactatgGTAGGTAGGGTCGGAGCTAGTGTAGAAGGAGTAGCACGGGATACCCCTCAACTCCGTCTCcttagtgtaaaaatacccctcaaCCCCATCTAtgtagtgtaatttttttatttttttcagttttatacaaaggatacatGATGAGAGATTTGGAAAGCGAGAAACAAAAAAACCTTCAACGATCGACAAAGTTACTTCAATCGAACGACGAACATCATCAAAGAAGAGTCTTTTTCTTTTTGAGAGTAGTAGATCTAAAATTTACAATTTCGTTTGGGAAATATGGAGAGACTTTAACATTCGGGATGTAATTTTGTAATTTCGGGTCCTAGTTTCTTGCTAACCcggtttttatattttatatagaaGTTTTGCtgtttgaaaaaaatataaaagaatatatatatacatataataaaagaaaccactttgaggacacttgtcatcatattaggccatgtcttatggataattataattttaatataatttcttctaattaattatagataattctcctactaaatattatttagtttaattattacttttatatttatctatttacttcaaattcaaacttagttatctaatttgatattagagtaaattacgattttggcccatgtggttatatcacttttatccttttagcccaaaaatgattttttaacaTCTAAGTCCTCAACGtcctttttttctaacccttttggacccacgtctttttttttctaacccttttggtaggggccaaaagggttagaaaaaaagacgttatgggctcagatgttaaaaatttgttttttggctaaaatagtaaaagtgatatcaccacagggccaaaatcgtaatttactcttgatattaactatatatttgaactttttgtttagtttggtatcaaataaattttacgaaacctaaaataaaattaactaatattatttatcatttctacatttacaagttttaaataaatggttaaatttattgagacttcattacatttacaagttttaaataaagggttaaatttattgagactttgttaacaaattttactacaatataataatctatttatatcaatataaatatatatttatcatatactatataataaaacattaatgtgtaACACCTCTCGACTCACTTctaaacttatcttatattaattaaataaataaatgaataataaactaatattaaatttcatcctactttaaattttgaataccattcttctatttttctaataaaatatgatTCTAAAaattaaattgttaatttaagatatttttaaataaaacaaattatttatcacgaaaatcaaattttgtattaatatatgaaatatttttattttcattactaaaaaaattaatgtcaattttattacataatttataaatcaatttGTCGGAATTGGTACAaatattttatcactcaaatagaTGTTGATTTGCTTGTTGAATAACATATCTTCTTTTTAAGAACCatcttcacaatcaccatatccATCGCGCATCAAAatgcaactttttttttattatttggtatataaaattgtatttattcaacccgtgtaataaacgagatttttaaatatatatttttttattatttggtatataatattgcatttattcaacccgtgtaatacacgggttctaacctagtttaaaTTTATATAGAAGTTTTGTTATTCgagaaaaatgtaaaaaaattaGAAAGTTAAAAAGTCTTAAAGAAACCAAAAAAATCTAAGATCTATAAAACTAAACATATGGATTGCACGTGACCCAATAGTGTCTTAAGCTCTAACTCTTATATAACCTTGTGCGTAAAGTGTAAAACTAGCCTGTTTTGACCATTGACAGTTTGACACTATCTACCCACTTCTCcgccgtcgccaccaccaccaccgccggagAACCACCGTAATTCAAGATTGATGTAAATCTTGCAATTTAACCTGAAATTTTTAACCTTTTCCAACCCCACCGACAGTTAATCAAAAAGGGTTCATCTTTATGAAATTCAAGCCGACGATTTCCCCCAAATTCATGAGAAATTACGGTTCTACCCTTCTGGGGCCCACCTGCTTACCATCACCACCTCCTCCACATGGGCCCACTTCCTTCATATTACAACTCATACTTGTTTAACTTTCTCTCATCAAACCGATCTGGGTCTGGGTCTGCATCCGTTCTTTATTACGCGTTTAGTTTtcaacactttctctctctagaaattcAACACAAGTTTTGATTTTTAACACACTCCCAACTGGGTTCTCTTCTCTCAATCAAGAAACAAAACAATCAAACCTACCAATTgattattttaacaaaatcttTTCTGGGTTTTTATACAATTGGGGTTTTCTTGTTGTTTCAAGAAAGTGAGAGAACTGAAGAACCCCCTAcacaagtttagagagagaaagttttaTACTTTCTTGATGGGTTTTTCCCAAAGATTAGCCCTGTGAAGTGTGTGTGTAATTTGGTGTAAGATTCAATGGATACCAAAGGGCGGCTTGTAGCTGGTTCACACAACCGGAatgagtttgttttaatcaaTGCTGATGAAGTTGGAagagtaagttttttttttttttttttttttttttaactttatattattTATCTGAAATGGGTTTGCAAAATCTTGAACTTTTAAGTGAAATTTGTGCTTTTTTGTATTTATTTCTGTCGGTGGGTTGATTAGTGTTCACACAATTCATCTGGATTTGGAGGTTATTTGAATAAAGATTGTTACTTTCTTGAATTTCCAATAATATGGGATTTATTAGTTGAATTTTTTAATATCTTGATCTGAAattgatattaatattaatttttattgGCCAGGTGACATCTGTAAAAGAATTAAGTGGGCAGATATGCCAGATTTGTGGTGATGAAATCGAAATAACGGTTGATGGTGAGCCATTTGTTGCTTGCAATGAATGTGCTTTTCCAATTTGTAGACCTTGCTACGAATACGAAAGAAGAGAGGGTAATCAAGCTTGCCCTCAATGCAAAACTCGATTTAAACGGATCAAAGGTAGCAATTGTCATCTTTTTTTTGTAGGCAAATAACGAAATTTTAGTTGAATTTCGAGATTTTGTGTGATTAATAAGTTGGATCATGGTTAGGGAGTCCGAGGGTTGACGGTGATGAAGATGAGGAGGGATTTGATGATCTGGACAATGAGTTCGATCTTGCTGAGTCGGTTCTTTCTGCACATCTTAATAATGGGCGGGGTCCATACGCTTCCGGTTTTGCCGGTTCTGAGGTGGATGACGCCACTCTAAAGCCCGAGATCCCTCTTCTTACTTATGGTCAAGAGGTAGTAATATATTGTCACTCTTTTCTTTGTAATTCGAATCGTGTATAGATCGGTAGCAGAGTCAGTTTAGAGTGTACGCGAtgcattggtcaaagtcaagattTGTGATTTTTATCATTGGTTTACATGATCATGTTTGTTTACTATAGGATGATGGGATTTCGGCTGACAAGCATGCTTTAATTGTCCCGCCTTTTATGAATCGTTCAAAGCGTGTTCATCCTATGCCGTTTTCTGACACTGCTTCATCGGTTTCTTGTAAGTGTTAAAGTTTATGATCAAGGTGTAAAGTTTCGATTTTTTTGGATAAAGTTTTATATCTTTATTGATGGATTTTTATGTTTTAGTGCCACCTCGACCCATGGATCCTAAGAAAGATTTGGCAGTTTACGGGTACGGAACCGTTGCATGGAAAGATAGAATGGAGGAATGGCGAAAGCGGCAAAACGATAAACTACAAATGGTTAAGCATCAAGGTGACGGTGGTCATAACGATGGAGATGTCGATGATCCCGATATGCCAAAGTAAGTGCTTTTCTTCAATATGATTTTGTATTATTTTTCATAAATAATGCTCATCATTTTAATCCTCAAGTCTTGATAGATTTAAAAAACAAATCTTTTTAGCAGAAAACGACTTCATGATCATCGAGTTTAATAATCTTTTAGATCCCTCATgtccagtggcgaagcttgaatttttcggtcggggggggggggggggcgaaaacgtatatatccaaaaatttctatagaaccggggggggggggggacgtATATACCcacaaatttctatacgaaaactacatatataacactactgagcgaaaaattcGGGGGGCCGGGTGCCCCTCCCCGCCCCTCTTATCCTTCGCCCCTGCTCATGTCTCGCGAAAATCACAACTTTTGTGTCACGTGTTTCGATTGTTATGATTACAAATTATTATGCTATAATTTTTTAGAAACTTATTATCTGTTATTTATGCATAGGATGGATGAGGGAAGGCAACCGCTTTCAAGAAAGTTACCGATATCTTCGAGCAAGATAAATCCATACCGTATGGTGATATTGATTCGTATGGCGATTCTCGGTCTCTTTTTCCACTATAGAATCCTACACCCTGTTAACGATGCATACCCCTTGTGGCTCATATCAGTCATCTGCGAGATTTGGTTCGCGGTATCATGGATTTTCGACCAATTTCCAAAATGGTTCCCAATCGAACGCGAAACATACTTAGATCGATTGTCACTAAGGTATGAGAAAGAGGGGAAGCCGTCGGAATTGGCCCCCGTAGACGTTTTCGTGAGTACGGTGGACCCGATGAAAGAACCACCACTAATTACCGCCAACACGGTGTTATCCATCCTGGCGGTGGATTATCCGGTGGACAAGGTGGCTTGTTACGTCTCTGATGATGGTGCCGCAATGCTTACATTTGAAGCTCTCTCGGAAACATCTGAATTCGCACGAAAGTGGGTCCCGTTTTGCAAGAAATTTAACATAGAACCACGAGCTCCCGAATGGTATTTTGCTGAAAAAGTTGATTATCTTAAGGATAAAGTACATCCCTCGTTTGTCCGGGAACGTCGTGCTATGAAGGTACGGATATTATATGGCTTTTCAGCTCAAACATGTTGACTTTATATTAATTGACTAgcaaaaaaactatatattatatattgtTTATTTTTCACATCTTTATAACAAAAAAGTCAAATACTAGGTCAAAAGTTTGATCGTTTAcgcttttttttttcttgttttggtgatgGATATGTACTAAATTTAAACGTATCGAAACACAGAGGGAGTACGAAGACTTTAAGATAAGAATAAACGGGCTTGTGACAATGGCGCAGAAGGTTCCGGAAGACGGATGGACAATGCAAGATGGTACTCCATGGCCCGGAAATGACGTTAGGGATCATCCCGGAATGATCCAAGTAAGTATAAGTTCTCAATTTTTTGGAATAATGATTTGaatattaattattttttgtATTTATCGTCATTATCGTTATTTTTTGTATGAATATAGGTTTTTCTTGGGAACAACGGTGTCCATGACATAGAAGGAAATGAGTTGCCACGTCTTGTTTATGTTTCTCGTGAAAAGAGGCCCGGATTTGATCACCACAAGAAAGCCGGTGCCATGAATGCTTTGGTATAAACTTTTCTTGATTCTTGTTTAAATACATTTTCATAGGACATT belongs to Helianthus annuus cultivar XRQ/B chromosome 5, HanXRQr2.0-SUNRISE, whole genome shotgun sequence and includes:
- the LOC110942290 gene encoding cellulose synthase A catalytic subunit 5 [UDP-forming], producing MDTKGRLVAGSHNRNEFVLINADEVGRVTSVKELSGQICQICGDEIEITVDGEPFVACNECAFPICRPCYEYERREGNQACPQCKTRFKRIKGSPRVDGDEDEEGFDDLDNEFDLAESVLSAHLNNGRGPYASGFAGSEVDDATLKPEIPLLTYGQEDDGISADKHALIVPPFMNRSKRVHPMPFSDTASSVSLPPRPMDPKKDLAVYGYGTVAWKDRMEEWRKRQNDKLQMVKHQGDGGHNDGDVDDPDMPKMDEGRQPLSRKLPISSSKINPYRMVILIRMAILGLFFHYRILHPVNDAYPLWLISVICEIWFAVSWIFDQFPKWFPIERETYLDRLSLRYEKEGKPSELAPVDVFVSTVDPMKEPPLITANTVLSILAVDYPVDKVACYVSDDGAAMLTFEALSETSEFARKWVPFCKKFNIEPRAPEWYFAEKVDYLKDKVHPSFVRERRAMKREYEDFKIRINGLVTMAQKVPEDGWTMQDGTPWPGNDVRDHPGMIQVFLGNNGVHDIEGNELPRLVYVSREKRPGFDHHKKAGAMNALIRVSAVISNAPYMLNVDCDHYINNSKALRESMCFLMDPTSGKKICYVQFPQRFDGIDRHDRYSNRNIVFFDINMKGLDGIQGPIYVGTGCVFRRQALYGYDAPPKKKTPGKTCNCLPKWLLCCCSSRKKKAKGKSKKSKEKSTKGKKSKDPPTQIHALENIEEGIEGIDSEKSSLMPQIKFEKKFGQSPVFIASTLLEDGGVPPGASSASLLKEAIHVISCGYEDKTEWGKEVGWIYGSVTEDILTGFKMHCHGWRSVYCIPKRPAFKGSAPINLSDRLHQVLRWALGSVEILFSRHCPIWYGYGCGLKPLERFSYINSVVYPLTSVPLVAYCTLPAVCLLTGKFIVPEISNYASILFMLMFLSIAVTSILEIQWGGVGIDDLWRNEQFWVIGGVSSHLFALFQGLLKVIAGVNTNFTVTSKAGDDGEFSELYMFKWTTLLIPPLTLLIINIIGVIVGISDAISNGYESWGPLFGRLFFAIWVILHLYPFLKGMMGKQSGVPTILIVWSILLASIFSLLWVRVNPFLDRGGIVLEVCGLDCD